One part of the Streptomyces sp. NBC_00286 genome encodes these proteins:
- a CDS encoding nuclease-related domain-containing protein, whose product MSGLRVVPTWRHGQERLYVCHTDGRNVAWYDRDAGRVNLLSDDRREDVLDALGPFLTGPVTVGPPPVPTPAELARLTLHPDDDLAPNRPGEALQIALDRDPAAPHRLRPDPRRRALAAELAVGEALDELEGAGWHALHSVPLPGGDRLHHLVIGPGGLFAVHSLYARKQRVLVADPMVTVGRREPSPLLRRVRSVADRASYALTAEVHPVLALFGPSKVSVEPPPREVRVLQDTDVSSLARTGGVLKPADVEALHAMARARGTWGRV is encoded by the coding sequence ATGAGCGGACTGCGCGTTGTACCGACCTGGCGGCACGGTCAGGAACGGCTGTACGTCTGTCACACCGACGGCAGGAACGTCGCCTGGTACGACAGGGATGCGGGCCGGGTCAACCTGCTCAGCGACGACCGGCGCGAGGACGTTCTCGACGCGCTCGGTCCGTTTCTGACCGGCCCGGTGACCGTGGGGCCGCCGCCGGTCCCCACCCCCGCGGAGCTCGCCCGGCTCACCCTGCACCCGGACGACGACCTCGCCCCCAACCGGCCCGGTGAGGCCCTCCAGATCGCCCTGGACCGCGATCCCGCCGCCCCGCACCGGCTGCGTCCCGATCCCCGGCGGCGGGCGCTCGCCGCGGAGCTGGCGGTGGGGGAGGCGCTGGACGAGCTGGAGGGGGCGGGGTGGCATGCGCTGCATTCCGTTCCGCTTCCTGGAGGCGACCGGCTGCACCACCTGGTGATCGGGCCGGGTGGCTTGTTCGCCGTCCATTCGCTGTACGCCCGTAAGCAGCGGGTACTGGTGGCCGATCCCATGGTGACGGTGGGCCGCCGGGAGCCGTCGCCGTTGCTGCGCCGGGTCCGGTCCGTCGCGGACCGGGCGTCGTACGCGCTGACGGCGGAGGTGCATCCGGTGCTGGCCCTGTTCGGGCCGTCGAAGGTTTCGGTCGAGCCCCCGCCGCGCGAGGTACGCGTCCTCCAGGACACGGACGTCTCGTCCCTGGCCCGTACGGGAGGTGTGCTCAAGCCCGCGGACGTCGAGGCGCTCCATGCGATGGCGCGGGCCCGGGGGACCTGGGGGCGGGTCTAG
- a CDS encoding globin domain-containing protein codes for MLSEESAAVIRATLPVVAEHLDEITTRFYGAMFRDRPELLDGMFNRSNQASGAQRRALAGSIAGFATALLADPEARPDALLARIAHKHTAVGVTEDQYVIVHKYLFGAIAEVLGDAVTPEVAAAWDEVYWLMAGALIARETLLYQEAGVQPGEIWRQWTVVERHEETADVASFLLRPADGEPAPRARAGQYVSVRVRMPDGVRQLRQYSLSSDPGGDLRRITVKRVAGADGTPDGEVSTLLHERIRPGDELTLSAPCGDVVLDEDDTPVVLVSAGIGCTPMVGMLDRLAATGSERPVLVLHADRSPAEHALRAQTRSLAARLPRASTRFWYEQPGPGNTAPGDRSGLMDLADVDIPADATVYLCGPLPFMRSVRTQLLRAGVPARNIRYEVFGPDLWLPGTAEPADTAGTADAA; via the coding sequence ATGCTGTCCGAAGAGTCCGCCGCCGTCATACGCGCCACCCTCCCCGTGGTGGCCGAGCACCTCGACGAGATCACCACCCGCTTCTACGGCGCCATGTTCCGCGACCGCCCCGAACTGCTGGACGGCATGTTCAACCGAAGCAACCAGGCCAGCGGAGCACAGCGCCGGGCCCTGGCCGGCTCCATCGCGGGCTTTGCGACCGCCCTCCTCGCGGACCCCGAGGCCCGCCCCGACGCCCTGCTGGCCCGCATCGCCCACAAGCACACCGCAGTCGGCGTCACCGAGGACCAGTACGTGATCGTGCACAAGTACCTGTTCGGCGCGATCGCCGAGGTACTGGGCGACGCGGTCACCCCCGAGGTCGCGGCCGCCTGGGACGAGGTGTACTGGCTGATGGCCGGCGCGCTCATCGCCCGCGAGACCCTGCTGTACCAGGAGGCAGGCGTACAGCCGGGCGAGATCTGGCGGCAGTGGACGGTCGTCGAACGTCACGAGGAGACGGCAGACGTGGCCTCCTTCCTCCTCCGCCCCGCCGACGGCGAGCCCGCTCCCCGGGCCCGCGCGGGCCAGTACGTCAGTGTCCGCGTGCGCATGCCGGACGGAGTGCGCCAGCTGCGCCAGTACAGCCTGTCCTCCGACCCGGGCGGCGACCTGCGCCGTATCACCGTCAAACGCGTGGCGGGCGCCGACGGCACCCCGGACGGCGAGGTCTCCACGCTGCTGCACGAACGCATACGGCCCGGTGACGAACTCACCCTCTCCGCCCCGTGCGGCGACGTGGTGCTCGACGAGGACGACACCCCGGTCGTCCTGGTCTCCGCGGGTATCGGCTGCACCCCGATGGTGGGCATGCTCGACCGGCTCGCCGCGACCGGTTCCGAGAGGCCCGTACTGGTCCTGCACGCCGACCGCTCCCCGGCCGAGCACGCGCTGCGCGCCCAGACCCGGTCGCTGGCCGCCCGGCTGCCGCGGGCGAGCACCCGCTTCTGGTACGAGCAGCCGGGTCCTGGCAACACGGCCCCCGGTGACCGTTCCGGCCTCATGGACCTCGCCGACGTCGACATCCCGGCCGACGCCACGGTCTATCTGTGCGGCCCGCTGCCGTTCATGCGCTCCGTACGTACGCAACTCCTGCGCGCCGGAGTCCCGGCCCGCAACATCCGTTACGAGGTCTTCGGCCCGGACCTGTGGCTGCCCGGCACCGCGGAGCCGGCCGACACTGCAGGTACGGCCGACGCTGCTTGA
- a CDS encoding PP2C family protein-serine/threonine phosphatase, with the protein MREPQIDYAAVFRALPGMVALLTPDLVYVDANEDFLRLAGRTREQLLGRYIFDVFPENPNDPAAAGMRETRESMLRVVETGERDTMALLRYDIEDPERPGHWQEHYWSPVNAPVHGPDGNVVLIVHRVEEVTELIRARGGPGGDPQARVLEAELYTRSRELQEVNERLRRAHAREREVALALQAALLPTPRPLGNHRAAVRYRPAIGALNVCGDWYDLVELPSNRISVAVGDVVGHGLAAACVMGQLRSALSAASRVADGPAQALEVLSLYARFVDGAESTTAVKAYVDWDSHTITYSSAGHLPPALLHPDGTVTFLDGATDPPLGARPEHVPRPQADLPFAEGATLVLYTDGLVERRTEDIDTGLARLADSLTRHRKSDPEPLADALLADLLPSTGSTDDTALVVIRL; encoded by the coding sequence ATGAGGGAACCGCAGATCGATTACGCGGCCGTTTTCCGGGCGCTTCCCGGCATGGTGGCGCTGCTTACGCCGGACCTTGTGTATGTCGACGCCAACGAGGACTTTCTGCGGCTGGCCGGGCGTACCCGTGAGCAGTTGCTGGGCCGCTATATCTTCGACGTCTTCCCGGAGAACCCGAACGATCCGGCGGCGGCCGGTATGCGGGAGACCAGGGAGTCGATGCTGCGGGTGGTGGAAACCGGGGAGCGCGACACCATGGCGCTGCTCCGCTACGACATCGAGGACCCCGAGCGCCCCGGCCACTGGCAGGAGCACTACTGGAGCCCGGTCAACGCACCCGTCCACGGCCCCGACGGGAACGTAGTGCTGATCGTGCACCGGGTGGAGGAGGTCACCGAACTCATCCGCGCCCGCGGCGGCCCGGGCGGCGACCCGCAGGCCCGTGTGCTGGAGGCCGAGCTCTACACCCGTTCCCGTGAACTGCAGGAGGTCAACGAACGCCTCCGCAGGGCGCACGCCCGCGAACGTGAGGTCGCTCTGGCCCTGCAGGCGGCGTTGCTGCCCACTCCCCGCCCGCTCGGGAACCACCGAGCGGCCGTGCGCTACCGGCCCGCCATCGGGGCCCTGAACGTGTGCGGCGACTGGTACGACCTGGTCGAACTGCCCAGCAACCGCATCTCGGTCGCCGTGGGCGACGTCGTCGGCCACGGGCTCGCGGCAGCCTGTGTGATGGGACAGCTGCGCAGTGCGCTCAGCGCGGCCTCCCGAGTCGCCGACGGCCCGGCGCAGGCACTGGAGGTCCTCAGCCTGTACGCCCGATTCGTGGACGGAGCCGAGTCGACCACCGCGGTGAAGGCCTACGTCGACTGGGACAGCCACACCATCACCTACAGCAGTGCCGGTCACCTGCCCCCGGCCCTGCTCCACCCCGACGGCACCGTGACCTTCCTCGACGGGGCCACCGACCCGCCGCTCGGCGCCAGACCCGAACATGTCCCCCGCCCCCAGGCCGACCTGCCCTTCGCCGAAGGCGCCACCCTGGTCCTGTACACGGACGGCCTGGTCGAACGCCGCACCGAGGACATCGACACCGGCCTGGCCCGCCTCGCCGACTCCCTGACCCGCCATCGCAAGTCCGACCCCGAGCCCCTGGCCGACGCACTCTTGGCGGACCTGCTCCCGTCCACGGGCAGCACGGACGACACGGCCCTGGTCGTCATCCGCCTCTAG
- the ligD gene encoding non-homologous end-joining DNA ligase, translating to MTPITEVEGRKLALSNLGKVLYPATGFTKGEVLHYYATVADPLLAHLRDRPLSFLRYPDGPDGQVFFAKNVPPGTPEWVGTTEVPRSEGAARMVLIQNLASLMWAANLVTEFHTPQWRADSPHLADRLVFDLDPGAPATIVECCRVALWLRDRLAADGLQAYAKTSGSKGLHLLAALEPTPSSEVTSYAKSLAVEAEAELAPLVTHRMTRSLRPRKVFVDFSQNAARKTTATPYTLRARQAPTVSTPVTWPEVTNCTRPADLTFHAPDLAARLDEHGDLLSPLFDPAQAHPLP from the coding sequence ATGACGCCGATCACGGAGGTGGAGGGGCGAAAGCTCGCGCTGAGCAACCTGGGGAAGGTGCTCTATCCGGCGACCGGTTTCACCAAGGGCGAGGTGCTGCACTACTACGCGACGGTGGCGGACCCGCTGCTCGCCCACCTCCGCGACCGCCCCCTCTCCTTCCTGCGCTACCCCGACGGACCCGACGGCCAGGTCTTCTTCGCCAAGAACGTTCCGCCGGGTACGCCCGAGTGGGTCGGTACGACGGAGGTGCCCCGGTCGGAGGGGGCGGCCCGTATGGTCCTGATACAGAACCTCGCCTCGTTGATGTGGGCGGCGAACCTGGTCACGGAGTTCCACACCCCCCAGTGGCGTGCGGACTCCCCTCACCTCGCGGACCGTCTGGTCTTCGACCTCGACCCGGGCGCGCCCGCCACGATCGTCGAGTGCTGCCGGGTGGCCCTGTGGCTCCGGGACCGCCTGGCAGCGGACGGCTTGCAGGCCTACGCGAAGACCTCCGGCTCCAAGGGCCTGCACCTCCTCGCCGCGCTGGAGCCGACGCCGTCCTCCGAGGTCACGTCATACGCCAAGTCGCTGGCGGTGGAAGCCGAGGCGGAGCTTGCCCCTCTGGTCACGCATCGCATGACGCGGAGCCTTCGCCCCAGGAAGGTCTTCGTCGACTTCAGCCAGAACGCCGCCCGCAAGACCACGGCGACCCCGTACACCCTCCGGGCCCGCCAGGCACCCACGGTCTCCACGCCGGTGACCTGGCCGGAAGTCACGAACTGCACCCGCCCCGCCGACCTGACGTTCCACGCCCCGGACCTGGCCGCCCGGCTGGATGAGCACGGCGACCTGCTGTCCCCGCTGTTCGACCCGGCCCAGGCCCACCCGCTTCCTTAG
- a CDS encoding erythromycin esterase family protein: MPADVTAAARAVDPATVMGLLPAKPRLLALGEPTHGEDTLLDLRNGLFRQLVEQEGYRTIAIESDCLMGLVVDDYVTSGTGTLDEVMKRGFSHEWFNASAANRELVRWMRAYNDGRPPSERLRFAGFDAPLEMTHAESPRQSLTALHAYLAARVDADLLPCTAETLDRLLGADDRWTNPAAMTDPSQSLGRTPEAKQLRLLADDLVALLDAQTPHLIATSTREDWHRARLYARTATGLLRYHYWMADTSPNRMARLGGLRDSMMAANLLALAERGPTLVNAHNSHLQREGSMRMGDLPGEWWSAGAMVSARLGESYAFLATALGTIRHQGVDTPPPDTVEGLLYALPQQRCLVDPRELATTLADAPPAPRESPWYGYAPLNPAHLTGTDGIVFVKDAQRSQA; encoded by the coding sequence ATGCCTGCTGATGTCACAGCCGCCGCCCGTGCCGTCGACCCCGCAACCGTCATGGGGCTGCTCCCCGCCAAGCCACGCCTACTCGCCCTGGGCGAACCCACCCACGGCGAGGACACCCTCCTCGACCTGCGCAACGGCCTCTTCCGGCAACTCGTCGAGCAGGAGGGCTACCGGACCATCGCGATCGAGAGCGACTGCCTGATGGGCCTGGTCGTGGACGACTACGTCACCTCGGGCACCGGCACCCTCGACGAGGTCATGAAGCGCGGCTTCAGCCACGAGTGGTTCAACGCATCCGCCGCCAACCGCGAGCTGGTGCGCTGGATGCGCGCGTACAACGACGGCCGGCCCCCGTCCGAACGGCTCCGCTTCGCCGGTTTCGACGCCCCACTGGAGATGACCCACGCAGAGAGCCCCCGCCAGTCCCTCACCGCACTCCACGCCTACCTCGCCGCCCGAGTGGACGCCGACCTGCTTCCCTGCACCGCGGAAACGCTCGACCGCCTGCTCGGCGCCGACGACCGCTGGACCAACCCCGCCGCCATGACGGACCCGTCCCAGTCCCTGGGCCGGACGCCCGAGGCCAAGCAACTGCGGCTGCTCGCGGATGACTTGGTGGCCCTCCTCGACGCGCAGACGCCGCACCTGATCGCGACGTCCACGCGGGAGGACTGGCACCGGGCACGCCTGTACGCCCGTACCGCCACCGGCCTGCTGCGCTACCACTACTGGATGGCCGACACATCCCCGAATCGCATGGCCCGGCTGGGAGGCCTACGGGATTCGATGATGGCCGCCAACCTGCTCGCCCTCGCCGAACGAGGCCCGACCCTGGTCAACGCCCACAACAGCCACCTCCAGCGCGAGGGCTCGATGCGGATGGGCGACCTGCCGGGCGAATGGTGGAGCGCCGGCGCGATGGTCAGCGCCCGGCTGGGAGAGTCATACGCCTTCCTGGCCACGGCCCTCGGCACGATCCGCCACCAAGGGGTGGACACCCCACCTCCGGACACCGTCGAGGGACTGCTGTACGCACTCCCCCAGCAGCGTTGCCTGGTCGACCCCCGCGAACTGGCCACCACGCTCGCCGACGCACCGCCCGCTCCCCGCGAGTCCCCCTGGTACGGCTACGCCCCGCTGAACCCGGCACACCTGACCGGCACCGACGGCATCGTGTTCGTCAAGGACGCCCAGCGAAGCCAGGCCTAG
- a CDS encoding response regulator, protein MTRVLVVEDDPQLVRALVINMQARQYGVDPAPDGATALRLAAMRRPDVVVLDLGLPDMDGVDVIKALRGWTRVPILVLSARRASDEKVAALDAGADDYMTKPFSMDELPARLRAAVRRTEAVAPETVEVITEDFTIDLVAKTAMRAPGVYVRLTPTEWHLLEILVSNPGRLITQKQLLQEVWGASQSNKTNYLRVYMAQLRRKLESDPAHPRHLITEPGMGYRFER, encoded by the coding sequence ATGACGCGGGTACTGGTGGTCGAGGACGACCCACAGCTCGTACGCGCCCTCGTGATCAACATGCAGGCCCGCCAGTACGGCGTCGACCCGGCCCCCGACGGCGCCACCGCCCTCCGGCTCGCCGCCATGCGCCGGCCCGACGTGGTCGTACTCGATCTGGGGCTGCCCGACATGGACGGCGTGGACGTCATCAAGGCCCTGCGCGGCTGGACCCGCGTACCCATCCTGGTGCTGTCCGCGCGCCGTGCCTCCGACGAGAAGGTCGCCGCGCTGGACGCGGGCGCCGACGACTACATGACCAAGCCGTTCAGCATGGACGAGCTGCCGGCGCGGCTGCGGGCCGCCGTCCGCCGTACGGAGGCCGTGGCGCCCGAGACCGTCGAGGTGATCACGGAGGACTTCACCATCGACCTCGTCGCGAAGACGGCGATGCGCGCGCCGGGCGTTTACGTACGGCTGACGCCCACGGAGTGGCATCTGCTGGAGATCCTGGTCAGCAATCCGGGACGTCTCATCACGCAGAAGCAGCTGCTTCAGGAGGTGTGGGGCGCCTCGCAGAGCAACAAGACCAATTACCTACGTGTCTATATGGCCCAACTCCGGCGGAAGTTGGAGTCCGATCCCGCGCATCCCCGCCATCTCATCACCGAACCCGGCATGGGTTACCGCTTCGAGCGCTGA
- a CDS encoding potassium-transporting ATPase subunit C: MNNSVTNTARLLGAGLRALLVLTLVCGVLYPLAVTGVAQALFNDKANGSEIKADGKVVGSSLIGQQGYSLDYFQPRPANGLGENSVNTQYKLILSGATNRAGDNAELIKWVREAKAEVVKDNSTADYKVKPSQVPADAVTSSGSGLDPDISPAYANLQVHRIAERNGLSVAQVQKLVDEHTEGRTLGFMGEPRVNVLELNITLKELVTKS; encoded by the coding sequence ATGAACAACTCGGTTACGAACACTGCCCGGTTGCTGGGGGCAGGCCTGCGGGCGCTGCTCGTACTGACGCTGGTGTGCGGTGTGCTCTACCCGCTGGCCGTCACCGGTGTCGCCCAGGCGCTGTTCAACGACAAGGCGAACGGCTCGGAGATCAAGGCGGACGGCAAGGTCGTCGGCTCCTCGCTGATCGGCCAGCAGGGCTACAGCCTCGACTACTTCCAGCCCCGGCCGGCCAACGGGCTCGGTGAGAACTCGGTCAACACCCAGTACAAGCTGATCCTGTCCGGCGCCACCAACCGTGCCGGCGACAACGCCGAACTCATCAAGTGGGTACGGGAGGCCAAGGCCGAGGTCGTCAAGGACAACTCGACCGCGGACTACAAGGTGAAGCCCTCCCAGGTCCCCGCCGACGCCGTCACCTCATCCGGCTCCGGCCTCGACCCGGACATCTCCCCGGCGTACGCGAACCTCCAGGTCCACCGCATCGCCGAGCGGAACGGGCTGTCCGTCGCCCAGGTCCAGAAGCTCGTCGACGAGCACACGGAGGGCCGCACCCTCGGCTTCATGGGCGAGCCCCGCGTCAACGTCCTCGAACTCAACATCACGCTCAAGGAACTCGTAACGAAGAGCTGA
- a CDS encoding TioE family transcriptional regulator, which translates to MRQNLQSGGRLRPVDLARAHGLSTQAVRNYEDAGILPAAERTSHGYRAYTPRHAQALRAFLALVPGHGHQTATAIMQAVNRDATEDALRLIDESHAQLLDDRRTLQSVEAALRDLEPVPQERGEMFVGPLARRLGIRPATLRKWERAGLVRPRRDPQTGYRVYSAADVRDALLVHQLRRGGYLLEQVAPLIAQVRSAGGIAPLESALDDWHARLSARSRAMLSGAAALDAYLTDG; encoded by the coding sequence GTGCGGCAAAACCTTCAAAGCGGTGGTCGGCTCAGGCCGGTCGACCTGGCGCGAGCGCACGGACTGTCCACGCAGGCGGTCCGCAATTACGAGGACGCCGGGATCCTTCCGGCCGCGGAACGCACCTCGCACGGCTACCGCGCCTACACGCCCCGGCACGCGCAAGCCCTGCGTGCGTTCCTCGCTCTCGTGCCCGGACACGGCCACCAGACGGCCACGGCGATCATGCAGGCGGTCAACCGGGACGCCACCGAGGACGCACTGCGGCTCATCGACGAAAGTCACGCCCAACTGCTCGACGACCGCCGCACCCTCCAGTCGGTCGAAGCCGCCCTGCGCGACCTCGAGCCCGTACCGCAGGAACGCGGCGAGATGTTCGTCGGCCCCCTGGCGAGAAGGCTCGGCATCCGCCCGGCCACCCTGCGCAAATGGGAACGCGCCGGCCTGGTCCGGCCGCGCCGTGACCCACAGACGGGCTACCGCGTCTACAGCGCGGCCGACGTACGCGACGCCCTCCTGGTCCACCAGCTCCGACGGGGCGGCTACCTGCTCGAACAGGTCGCCCCGCTGATCGCCCAGGTCCGTTCCGCCGGAGGCATCGCGCCGCTCGAGTCGGCGCTGGACGACTGGCACGCCCGCCTCTCGGCCCGTAGCCGCGCCATGCTCAGCGGCGCCGCCGCGCTGGATGCCTACCTCACCGATGGCTAA
- a CDS encoding protein-tyrosine phosphatase family protein — MGGHEYADGSGGLKFAVVRDEFDLVLTLLRLPGHGPDDHVEHHVWPIPDGPLDGTQLAGVLRLARTAGEGLTQGRRVLVRCYHGYNRSGLVVAHALIRAGHTADEAIRLIRSRRSRWALHNDLFVEYLRTGLDTVRVLEELAE, encoded by the coding sequence ATGGGCGGCCACGAGTACGCGGACGGCTCCGGCGGGCTGAAATTTGCCGTCGTACGCGACGAGTTCGACCTCGTCCTGACCTTGCTCCGACTACCCGGCCACGGCCCTGACGACCACGTGGAACACCACGTATGGCCGATCCCGGACGGCCCTCTCGACGGTACGCAGCTCGCCGGCGTCCTGCGGCTCGCACGGACCGCCGGCGAGGGGCTGACGCAGGGCCGCCGGGTCCTGGTCCGCTGCTACCACGGCTACAACCGCTCGGGCCTGGTCGTCGCCCACGCCCTGATCCGCGCGGGCCACACCGCCGACGAGGCGATCCGTCTGATCCGCAGCCGCCGTTCCCGGTGGGCGCTGCACAACGATCTCTTCGTGGAGTACCTGAGAACCGGCCTCGACACGGTCCGAGTCCTCGAAGAGCTGGCCGAATGA
- a CDS encoding ATP-binding protein translates to MGLGLAVARGFAEAMGGTLDAEDTPGGGLTMVLTLPTAPVAVGATGATVEGDVSAAITS, encoded by the coding sequence GTGGGCCTCGGGCTCGCGGTCGCCCGCGGCTTCGCCGAGGCCATGGGCGGCACGCTCGACGCCGAGGACACCCCGGGCGGAGGCCTGACGATGGTGCTTACGTTGCCGACGGCGCCGGTGGCGGTGGGCGCGACCGGAGCGACGGTGGAGGGGGACGTATCGGCGGCGATCACGTCGTAG
- a CDS encoding IclR family transcriptional regulator, producing MAGGEGPTLINSVQRALRLLEAVGAHENGAPAKQLARETELPLATAYHLLRTLVHDGYVRKLDDGGYILGDKLKTLHTAGRGQALLSRVRPTLAALRDEFSTAAYLTFYEDGEIRVAEIVDGPRAPRVDLWVGFEDAGHATALGKSVLRELDDESRKDYLSRHTMSDLTPRTITSPPELLRRVDSSPVAPAVTDLEEYTLGTVCVAVPVYSGNTLGSLGVSLPKDRLSKLEEIRARLIPTASRVTRGLSLTT from the coding sequence ATGGCTGGAGGCGAAGGGCCTACCCTCATCAACTCCGTACAGCGGGCTTTGCGGCTGCTGGAGGCTGTTGGTGCGCATGAGAATGGGGCGCCTGCCAAGCAGTTGGCTCGGGAGACTGAGTTGCCGTTGGCTACCGCTTATCACCTGTTGCGGACGTTGGTGCATGACGGGTACGTGCGGAAACTGGATGACGGCGGGTACATCCTGGGCGACAAGCTGAAGACGTTGCATACCGCTGGGCGCGGGCAGGCTCTGCTCAGTCGGGTTCGGCCGACGCTTGCGGCGTTGCGGGATGAGTTTTCTACTGCCGCCTACCTCACCTTTTATGAGGACGGCGAGATCCGGGTTGCCGAGATCGTCGACGGACCTCGGGCGCCCCGGGTGGATCTCTGGGTGGGGTTCGAGGACGCCGGGCATGCCACCGCGCTCGGCAAGTCCGTACTGCGTGAACTGGACGACGAGTCACGCAAGGACTACCTGTCCCGGCACACCATGTCCGACCTCACGCCCCGTACCATCACCAGCCCTCCGGAACTGCTCCGGCGCGTCGACTCCTCGCCCGTGGCGCCGGCCGTCACGGATCTGGAGGAGTACACCCTCGGCACCGTCTGCGTCGCGGTGCCCGTCTACAGCGGGAACACGCTCGGCTCACTCGGCGTCTCTCTGCCGAAGGACCGGCTCTCCAAGCTCGAGGAGATCCGGGCGCGGCTGATCCCGACGGCGAGCCGGGTGACCAGGGGGCTTTCGCTCACCACGTGA
- the ku gene encoding non-homologous end joining protein Ku: MRSIWNGAISFGLVSIPIKLVNATEHHSVSFRQIHTEDGGRIRYRKVCELEEREVASDEIGKGYEEPDGTIIPITDDDLAALPLPTAKTIDIVGFIPAERIDPLQMDAAYYLMANGVPAAKPYTLLREALKRSGRVAIAKFALRGRERLGMLRVVDDVIAMHGLLWPDEVRAPESATPDASVTVRDKELDLADALMDTLGEVDLEELHDDYREAVEELIAAKASGEKIPAAPAADRGGKVIDLMSALESSVREARASRGEEGEAGEEAEISRLSARRTGARKTARTSPKETGGKKSTSTEKKPASASGEKAAAKKTTAKKAATKKTAAKKTTARKRA; the protein is encoded by the coding sequence GTGAGATCCATCTGGAACGGCGCCATCTCCTTCGGCCTGGTCAGCATCCCGATCAAGCTGGTGAACGCCACGGAGCATCACTCGGTCTCCTTCCGCCAGATCCACACCGAGGACGGCGGCCGTATCCGCTACCGCAAGGTGTGTGAGCTGGAGGAACGGGAGGTCGCGTCCGACGAGATCGGCAAGGGCTACGAGGAGCCGGACGGCACGATCATCCCGATCACCGACGACGATCTGGCCGCGCTGCCCCTGCCGACCGCGAAGACGATCGACATCGTGGGGTTCATCCCGGCCGAGCGCATCGATCCGCTCCAGATGGACGCGGCGTACTACCTGATGGCGAACGGAGTTCCCGCCGCCAAGCCCTACACCCTGCTGCGTGAGGCGCTGAAGCGGAGCGGGCGGGTCGCCATCGCCAAGTTCGCGCTGCGGGGTAGGGAGCGGCTCGGGATGCTGCGGGTCGTCGACGACGTCATCGCCATGCACGGGCTGCTGTGGCCGGACGAGGTCCGCGCGCCGGAGTCCGCGACGCCGGATGCGAGCGTCACCGTCCGCGACAAGGAACTCGACCTCGCGGACGCCCTGATGGACACCCTCGGCGAGGTCGACCTCGAGGAGCTCCACGACGACTATCGCGAGGCCGTCGAGGAACTCATCGCCGCGAAGGCCTCCGGCGAGAAGATCCCCGCCGCGCCTGCCGCCGACCGGGGCGGCAAGGTCATCGACCTCATGTCCGCGCTCGAGTCCAGCGTCCGCGAGGCCCGCGCCTCGCGCGGCGAGGAGGGGGAGGCAGGCGAGGAGGCCGAGATCAGTCGGCTCTCCGCCCGCCGGACCGGCGCCCGTAAGACGGCCCGTACGTCTCCCAAGGAGACGGGCGGCAAGAAGTCGACCTCGACGGAGAAGAAGCCCGCGTCCGCCTCCGGCGAGAAGGCGGCAGCCAAGAAGACCACCGCCAAGAAGGCGGCCACGAAGAAGACAGCCGCCAAGAAGACGACGGCTCGCAAGCGGGCTTGA